The genome window ttcccgaacgacttgagttagtgtttgaccgttttagtagtcctggcgagagctgggcaggcagtccgctaactcctttggtacgccttaggggaaggtggggctgtcacaagtggtatcagagcatagGCTAGAAATAACCTGGGCGAATCTAAAACCTGTTTCTTAGAACTCTTGGGGATTGTGTTTAGACACCATTAAGTGTGAAAATATTGTTTAAGCTATAAACCTTTGCTATCTTTGTAGGTTATGGCCGGTACCAGTGGTGCAGGCGGAGGCGAGCCACCTCAGAGGCGCCCCCGAGTCATCGACTATCAGGAGAGACCCGGAGGTCCGATCCGGCTGTGGTATACCGCTAGTCGGACCCGCCGCTGTAGGCGTTGCCAGTTTTACTCCTACGCGGACCACGTGGTTGAGGCGGTACTTGCCGAGCGGCGGAGGCTGAGATGTGACGCCGCCAGGGAGCGCACTGAGACCCTTAGGCTTAGAGGCATCATGCGGATGCAGGCCGATAGGATTGGAGAGCTCCAGGGGGACGTGGCCATGGAGCAGGAGAGGACGGACGCTCTGCGAGAGCAGTTGCAGGTGGTTAACGACCGCCTTACTCGCGTAGTCCGGGAGGTGAGAGACCGATCCGGCGCGATTATCGATGAGTGTGGGGCGCTGATCCAGGAGgtgattggcgccaatgcgCCAGGGGGAGCTCCAGGTGGCGGAGCTCCAGGTCAGGGAGGCGCCCCTAGCCCTAGCTCTAGCTCTGGGGGGGAGTCGGTTGGCTCCGTCGAggactagattagggttttgagcctTATTTTGATCCCGTGTGAGGGATACCTAGGAAAAGCTTTGGTTAGTTGTTTTGTACTTTTGAGACCTAGGTTGTATAGTGTATTTTGGCAGACCCTCTTTTGGCTTCACGGGAGTACTTTGTATATATTTGCTTGACTGCTTATGTATGACTGTTTGACACAGTTATGTGTTCCATGTATAAATGTGCTATGTGTATACGTGCCTTATGTGGTGtttacttttaattttgttcatgCTTATATGACTATATTGATATGCCTTTTGATATTAGTTTGTGCCTCGATTTTAGAGTGACCTAGagaatggaaggcactcgtagcggacgaggccgcgggcgTGGGGTTAGGCAACCCACAACTGACGAGGGTATTAGGAATACCACGACGGAatcaaaccctgaacctagggttgaccctaatgcccagatagccgctgctatgcagcaaatgactgacctGTTAGCCCACGTAGTGCAACAGCAGGGCCAACCTCCTATCCAACAACCTGGGAACCCTGGCCATGTAGTAGAAAGTGAAGATCGGGCCCtggagagatttcagaagttctctccgCCAAAATTTCTAGGCGGGccagatccggacgtggccgaaaagtggttagagaaaatgatagatatttttgccgccctacaCTACTCAGAGGAGAGACAGGTTACTTTCGCTGTCTTTCAATTGGAAGGAGCCgcgcgttcttggtggaatatgATACGCATGAAATGGGACCGGGAACAAACCCTAAGAACATGGGTAAATTTTGTGAGGGACTTCAACGCAAAATACTTTCCCCCTCTAGTCCAAGAAAAAagggaggacgagtttattaggctccgccaagggACTCAATCAGTGgctgagtacgagagccagtttactcgTTTATCCAAGTTTGCCCCTGAACTCATTCTGACGGAGCAAAGGAGAGTTCGGCGTTTTACTCAGgggctcaatgtggaaattcaaaaggatctggcggtagcccagatCCACACTTTTAGTGACGCCGTGGAGAAAGCTTTGCGAGTTGAAAATGCAAGGCTTCAAGTAAGGAATTTTCAGGTGAAAAAACGGGGGTTCTCTGCGAGTAGTTCGACCCAAGGGGATAAAgggacccctcccaagtttggaagaggAGCCGGTGGAGGAAGGCAACCGGGGATGACACGAGGGACTCCGCCGAGGGGTAGTCACAATGGACGGGGCCCGCAGAAGAGCACCTCACAAGGAAGTTCGGCCTCAGTTGCACGCGGACCCTGTGGATTTTGTGGAAAACCAAACCACACTGAGGACAACTGTTGGAGGAAGGAGAGAAGATGCTTGCGCTGCGGGAGTGCAGAGCATCAAATAGCTAACTGCCCAGTGTTACCTCGGGAGGCGAGAGCAACCACTCAGTCGTCGAAGGCCAACTCGGGACAGTCCAAGGTAGAAGGGACAAAGCCAAAGGTGCCAGCTCGGGTTTACTCCCTTGAGCAACAACAAGTCCCTGATTCCTCTGgggttgtagaaggtacgatccctgttttccatcgtctagctaggattttgatagaccctggtgctacccattcctttgttaaccccgatTTTATGTGCGGTATTGATATAAAACCCGTTAGCTTgccttatgacttagaggttagtactcctacggggaaccaacatttgattactggtttgatGTATGTGAATTGTGAAatatgggtaggagagagaaagctTTTAGGGAATCTTATAAGTTtggccattaaggggtacgacgttatattgggtatggactggctagctaaGTACGATGCACAGCTCGATTGTAAGAGAAAAGTAGTGGAATTTCGTATACCGGGGGAGGCGACCTTAAGGCTAGATGTAAGAGGtagtttagcctcatctgcattgatttcgggtattcgggctagaaaatttcTGTACAGAGGGGCCCAAGGGTTTCtagcttttcttataaatactccCACTGATAAGCTGAGGGTTGAGGATGTGCCTACTGTAAGTGAatatccggatgtgtttcctgatgaattagtaactttacctccggagagggagatagagtttaagattgacCTATTGCCAGGAgcgtcacctatctctaagaccccctatcgaatggcacctgctgaactcaaggaactgaagttgcagttgcaagacttgttggagcgtgggtttattcgtgagagtggatctccttggggggctccggtactatttgttaagaagaaggatggaacgTTAAGACTGTGTATCGACTATCGGGGACTAAACAacatgaccattaagaacaaatacccacTTCCCCACATCGATGAACTGTTCGACCAGCTACAAGGCgcagtggtcttttcaaagTTAGATCTCCGACAGGGTTACTACCAGTTGCTAATTAAGCAAGAAGATGTacccaaaactgctttcaattctagatatgggcattttgagtttgcggtcATGCCTTTCgggttgaccaatgcccctgccgcctttatggatttgatgcatcgagttttcaaaccctacctggaccgattcgTTGTcgtgttcattgacgacattttggtctattctaaaacccgtgaggaacatgagcaacatttgaagttagtgttacaaaccctgagagatcatcagctatacgccaaatttagtaagtgtgaattttggctggagaaaatctctttcttagGACATGTGATTTCAAAAGAAGGTATTACAGTAGACCCCGCGAAAGTAGAGGCGGTGGCtgaatggaagaggccagaaaatcccactgaAATTCGcagtttcttagggttggctgggtactaTAGACGCTTTATTAAAGACTTTTCTAAACTGGCCGGccctttaaccgacctgacgaagaaaaacggtcgttttgtgtgggatactaggtgtgaaaccagttttcaggagttaaagcGAAGGTTAACCAGAGCTCCTGTTTTGGCCTTGCCTAGTGGGAAGGACAGTTTCActgtttataccgatgcttcgaaggaaggtttggggtgtgtgttaatgcaaaataagaatgtgattgcctttgcctctaggaaactaaaaacccatgaacaaaactaccctacccatgacttggagttagctgctgtggtctttgctctgaaaaagtggagacactatcttTACGGGAttacctttgaggtttattcagaccataagagtcttaagtacctgttctcccaaaaagagttgaatatgaggcaacgtcggtggatggaactcttagaggattatgactgcacgatcaactaccatcctGGTAAGGCTAACGTAGTAGCGGACGCCCTAAGTCGGAAGGCTCAAGTAGCCGGGTTGATGGTCAAGGAGTGGGAGATGTTAGGAGCAGCTAGTGAGTGGAACCCTAGATTGGGATGTAAGAAAATAACTTTTGGGAATATTCGGGTAACCTCTACTATTCTTGATCGAATTAAAGAAGCCCAAGAGAAGGATCcgatggtacaaaagtggaaggaaaAGGTAGAAAAAAAAGCATTACCTGATTTCAATTTGGGTCCTGAAGGGATTTTAAGATATAGGAATCGAGTAGTGGTGGCCAATGATGAAAACCTGAAAAGGGAAATtttagaggaagcccatcgatcgaaatacacgatccatcctggtagtaataagatgtaccaagacctgcgacggttgtactggtgggataagatgaaaagagagattgctcaatatgtccaaacctgtctgatttgccagcaagtcaaggctgaacaccaaaaaccctctggactgttacaacctcttgagatacccgaatggaagtgggaaaatatcacgatggactttgtttctggattgccaagaactcaaaaaggacatgatgccgtttgggtgatcgttgatcggttgaccaaatcggcccatttcttacctGTGAATGTGAAAGATTCCCTGGATAAACTGGCTCGGTTGTACctgaatgaaattgtgaggttacatggggttccagtgagtatagtttcagaccgagatcctcgttttgtatcaaggttttggcaaaaatttcaggagCACTTAGGGACCAAAATTAACCTTAGTACAACTTATCacccccagacggatggacagtcggagcgaacaattcaaaccctcgaggatatgttacgaacgtgtattctagattttgggggtaattggggccaacatatgactttagtagagtttgcctataataatagtttccattcgtccattcaaatggcaccatacgaagctctctacggacgaaAGTGTCGTTCGCccatttattgggatgaagtgggggaaaagaaagttctagatccaacaaccattccttggatggaggatgcgcaagaaaaggttaaattgatccgtcaaagactccaaacagctcaaagccgacaaaagagctacgcagataaccgaaggaaagatttggagttcgaagttggagaccgtgtcTTCCTTAAGATCACGCCACTACGAAGTGTCActgcgggtagaggaaagaaacttcaaccacggtTCGTGGGGCCTTACAAAATTCTTCAACGAGTTGGAAAAGTAGCGTACCGACTCGAGTTGCCACCAAGTTTAGCTCGGATTCATGACGTTTTCCATGTCTCGATGTTGAAAAAGTACTATCCTGACCCAACCCACATCGTGCGACCAGAGGAGATTGAGTTAAATAAGGCACTCACTTACGAAGAGAGACCTGTACAACTACTCGATCGAAGGATTAAGGAACTGAGGAATAAACAAATTCCATTAgtaaaggttttatggaggaatcatggtatagaagaggcaacttgggaactggaggaagagatgcaaaagaaatatcctgagctgtttagtaacccaggtgagcaatttcgagggcgaaattttcttaaggaggagaggatgtgagaacccagagaaaaaaaaattatttatttatttattattttattcctgtgcaccgttttcttgtattttctttactatattacttttatcaatattttatcagtaaatatagtttttaaatcatttttctagtataaggtagttcgtgagaaatttggaacgtattttggacgtgggacccgctagtgcatttagtgagagaaattcgacCAATTCGGTTAAATTGTTCATAAAGGGATTtcattactaggtgttaggagatgattagaggttacctagatggattaactcTGGAGGGATAAGAGGATAACACTAAACAAaacaaggtgccacgtgtccaAATGTGGTTGGACCAAGCTTACCtaactttgcctaactttctttgtcATTACATAAAagtccaaatttgaccaaaacctCTTCATTCTTCACCTCCTCATTGCCGAACCTCTCTTGCTAGCAAAGGgagaaaattcttcaacttccatcttctaatcttgcttcaatctcgAAAATCAAccgattgtttcttgaattagtccgtAAAATCACTTTGCTTGGAGTGTTTGAAGACCTTGGTGGTgttattttggaagaaaactctctaagcttcaacctttcttgaagatctaaggtatattgcttggaactcatcttttgtttctaattttggccaaatggtgccttatagtagctatatacgtgattgtacggaagatttggtggattggagtgaagtttcccaattttctgatttttcttggaatttttctggtttcatatgatggatatgattgggtttgatttggtggttccaaatggtgttttatagctcacttgtgcgttaattgtagTTAATTGCGGAAATTGCCGCttgtgcgaaaaatttcagatttagggtttcaattggggctttgctatggttgattgttgagcttctaattggctattattgaggggtattgtgaccctaatgaagtatattgaatgccttatgaattgtttgggtgcttgtggttgtgttggatggtTTTTATTGGtgtcttgtaggttggaaaagctgaaattttaggggaaatgctgtccgagtgTCTAGGGCATTGGATccttgtgagttgggttgagattgactagaaatgaataattttagggttgtttctacttttaaccctaaatattatgtatttttcatttccaagctatatttgggttttaccttaatagttcctattaaaaggtattcgactcgtgtttgagtcttaattgtactttcttgattattatagggcgtgccggtgatccgaggctcacgtcgggcgaaaacttgtgaaatttctttgtttgacttggtgagtgtactactcacatatttgttattccgtggctttcttgtacttgaattctgtgttttggactagttgtgatgattgtttggactaggtgaggcgagggtgtactttaccactctcgtactctctggcctacttgtttggttatgatataacttgaatactcttgaatgtacttgatttggtgtcgattggatacCATTGCTTACTGTATCTCTGAACCTTTACTGTTCactctgagctctacctcattggaagtcaatggactcgagccagtaaggacttggtcggggacatttgacaagccatggggactgtattttgggaatctttgggtatgagacccttgatttccggtatactcgagtaataccaattctgtactgtgtggtgttcgggcccggtaaggggaaagtgaggtggacggataattggagtaaagaggggtctacggtcatgattacctggtatacattgacggagagtcaatgggatgagatcaagtatggcaaaagaggaaaagggctcttgagagccatccgtatccttttattccttacATTTGGGTGTTATTGCTTTTACTTACTTGACGAACGTATTTGGACTGAATGCTCTTGAGTTTATGTGATCTTGGTATATGTACGTGacagtacctcattgggcgaaagctcacttcgtaaattttgttttccttacagggaattatcttttggacttttgactgTATTGCGTAAGTTGAGTGGAGctagttgagagattttgtatagctcctcaatagttggaacctttgttgtacttggatttaaatgttttcttttggcttgtaacCATACAAAAGTGGTTTGTAATAGGGTGTATTCCTATCCAGTGGATTgtacttggcttgtatatactcttttcagtgattgttggaaatttcttgtaatCAATGGGATCTtggcggattgtgacgtggcagccaCTATTCGCTTTACgttttgccttttgttttcccgtTTCTCATTTATTGGATTGATTAAGCGCGCCAATATtttcccgaacgacttgagttagtgtttgaccgttttagtagtcctggcaagagctgggcaggcagtccgctaactcctttggtacgccttaggggaaggtggggctgtcacaatctAGCTGTAGCGCAGATTACCGCCTTTAGTGAGGTAgtggagaaggctcaacgagtGGAAAATGCCAGGCTGCAAGTGAGAAATTTGCAGGCGAAGAAGCGAGGATTTTCTGGAAACAGTTCGGGGCAGCGGGATaagagtacccctcccaagtttggacggGGGACTGGAGAAGGAAGGATGCCGGGAATGTCACGAGGGGTCCCGTCAGGAGGTGGCCAAGTTAGGAGAGGTCAAAGAGGAGGTTTCCACAGAGGCCCGGCTTCTGCATCTcgcggaccttgcgggtattgcggaaagccAAACCACATGGGGGACACttgctggaagaaggagggaaaatgtctgcgttgcggaagtGTATACCACCAACTTGCCACTTGTCCGGTTCTATCACAAGATGGAAGGGGGAGCCAGCAACTGACGAGGACCAATTCCGAACCGACTAAGGTGGAAGGGACTAAACCTAAGATAgcggctcgagtgtattcactggagccacaacaggtccccgattcttCGGAagttgtagaaggtacgattcctgtatTTCACCGATTTACGAAAGttttagtagatcccggtgctACTCATTCATTTGTCAACCCCAATTTCATGTGCGGAAtagatataaaacctgctagtttatcATATGACCTGGAAGTTAGTACTCTTACGGGGGATCATCATTTGGTCACTAGTATAgtttataaggattgtgaagtttgggtaggagagaggaaatTGTTAAGGGATTTGATAAgcctgtccattaaggggtatgatatAATCTTgggcatggactggttagccaggtATAATGCTCAACTTGATTGTAAGAGGAAGgtacactacaagaaaattgttcattagtgacaacacaaagtcatcacaaaacatacaaatatcgtcacaaataccttttattgacgacttttttatcgtcacaaagtcgtcactaaatccccgtcggtaaaagtaaacagtgacgacctaaaatgtcgtcactaaatagttctcattagtgacgactttaagtagagcatttttgacaaaagatcaagtcgtcaataaaacacttccagattgtcgtcactaatgacaactatttagtgacgacctgaaatgtcgtcactaaatagttgtcattagtgacaacaatccggaagtgttttattgacgaattgaccttttgtcaaaaatgctctacttaagGTCGTCACTAAAAAGCACCGAAAGCCATTGTATATAACTATTTTACTGACAACAATTGTCGTCACAAATTTAGCTTAGATTTAGTGACAGTTTCTGTTGTGacaaggagtttttattttctattttgtgacaacttttttttgtcattagataatttctcaatagcttaatagtcataatttgacctgtaatcattgctaaatcattgattttaaacaaaccatacaaataaacatgaacgattgataaccaaaagtatttgcattagattacatggtaataatatagcattctcaaatgccaaattcaagtgtacattacccaactaatgcctacaaaaataacatttgtccaaaatatcacttgtacataaggtacatttacaaaagcaatcacagtttaagaaattgaagaacatctaaatgaaccactccatgagcaaaaggcaattttgtcttcaacattcttcaaccataaccatagatatcttccaaaagctagtatgaatagcatttatctgtcataaaagagtaaaagaagtagGTAAGAAGAGGAGTATAATAATAAAGAACAAGTAATGAGACTTagattattaaaacaaaaattacaattcattaaGAACCTCATATAATTTGGGCCCACATATTACAGCACCAGCAAGAAGTTAGAAATCACAGTCCAATCTATACAAATACAACACTGCATAAGCTCAACTAAAGAGCTCTCTGCCAGAACTTcaaacaaattcacaagataAGAATCTAAGGTCCAACCATaatcttgcaaataaaaacTTCAGCATTCACAGCAAAACAGCCTTCCAGGTCATCGGATGGAGGAAACTGACAGCTTTCATTCAAAATGGCATAAATGAAACGACAATGGCAAAGCTGAAAACATATTCTACTACAGGAGAACTGATATGGGTCAAATTATTCACATGCCAAGTGTAGAATCCTTTGAAAAGAACATACAAAGCCATGAGGAACTTTTCTTTTGGACAACAAATATTCTCTGCAATAATTTTATTCCCAACCGTGGCCTTCTTTTAATTCATCATTTCAAATCTATTGCACACAGGGACAGagccagaaatttatttttgggggggctgaagtgtattaaaaattttttttttgatgaaataaatatatttaataagtaaaatttagaatcgataattataaaaataataaaaacatataattatacatacccAAAAATTTGTTATTGATTAACACTTGAAGTATTGGTAGTTGTTGCACTCGAATAACGAAGAGGAGGCAATTGCATTCTGCGAGTCTTTATCCGTTGAAAACGCTGCAATATTTGCTCAATATTTCAAAATGCTACAATTATGGtctaaattccagaattaatctGTCCAAAAAaccacataaaatatgcaaacagaggactAAGCTTAAAAGAGTGAAATTAGTttgatttttccagattttgggccacggtgaacaaagggagacttggggggccagaGTGCAATTTTAGAAAGTTATTTTTGCAAAGCACATTTCTACAATCTGTTCATGCAAGGCTACGGTGAGAATTTATGCAACATCAACCTGCTACCTTCTCTAGTTCACTATCAATTCGAATATGTCACTCACAAACATCAGCTTTTTGAATCAAACAATCACAAGACACACTCCTAATCACCACCCAAGCCAAATATTACCCTTTTGTTGCAAGATCAAATCAGAAAATCTGGTTTGGTGACAGCTAGCAAAAACAAAGGGATAGCAGTGGttttcaaaataacaaaacaaaaatgcagcGAAAATGTTTAACTCTTGTTTGAAGTGCCGAAccaaaacattcaagaaaacatgCTAAAGATCAGATCTTGAATTTGAACAAAATACTAAACATGCTAATCCAACACCACTTATCTAATCCACCTTTTCAATATAAGACCAATCAGCAGGTTGGATGGCTGAAACTTGGTGAGCaattgcagaaaaaaaaaacagcaaagaGGACTGCAAAAATTTTATTCTGCTGCAGATTTGATGCtcatcaaaatgcaaccaaAATGGCTTAGAGCTCTGCCATAACTTCAAACAAACTCACAAGATAAAAATCTTAGGCACAACCATAATCTTGCAATAAAAACTCAGTATTCACAGCAAAACAGCCTCGCAGATCATCGGATGAAGGAAACTAACAGCTTTCAttcaaaaatggcagaaatGAAACAACAATAGCCAAACTGAAAAACATATTCTACTAAAGGGAAATTGATACGGGTCAACTTATTCATATGCTAAGTGTAGAATCCTTTGAAAAGAACATACAAAGCCAtgagaaacttttcttttgagcAACAAATATTCTCTGCAATAATTTTATTCCCAACCGTGGCTTTCTTCTAATTCATCATTTCAAATCTATTGCACAACCACAAGGGAAAAGCAGGGAGCTACAGCATACCATCAAAACCCAACCTCTTGCATAATTGCCAAAAACGTCAACTACCCAACTCTAGTAAACAAAATTTCTGGGATAAGAACACGCAAAATGCAAGCAAAATCGTCTTCAAGCAAGACTGTCGGTTAGGTATTTCGTCAAACACCACATGAGCATAAGAAATTTTAGCTAATCTCTCGCTCAATTGATGTAAAGCAGCACCCAAAATTATCAGAAATCCCAAGAAAATCCAACCAAATCAACACATAAAACACGTATAATCATAAAATTATGGGCCATCAACAGGGGAAACGCAACAACCAAGTCATGGCAGACCCATTTGAAAAACTTTCCAAAACTTGtgatcaaggaaaaaaaatgaaatacaaatgAAAGGGATAACTTACGGTGGACTGCTAGCGGCGGTGCTCTTCTGGCAGCAGGACTGGAGGCAGTTAGGGATGGCGGTGTCCTTGAGATCGACTGAGATAGGCAGAGTAAGCCTTAGcgtttgattatagggggttttccggcggcttggggggggcttaagcccccaccaGCCCCCCCTTAAATCCGTGGCTGATTGCACAACCACAAGGGAAAAGCAGGGAGCTACAGCATGCCATCTTAGCAAAAACAAAACCCAACCTCTAGCATAATTactgtgagagcccgtaaaaccctaattattttcctagggtttattcccctttaattgcataattttgcattttctggcttagaaatattttctgagaggattttatgagcaattatagtttcaagatatttttctagcattggcgagtttttagaaaattaaggataaataatggacgtgggacccactagtgcgaaaagttcggaaaaattcggccaataaggttaagtttcggatactgttataaatttatcgggtgttaagagataagtagtgtgtgtgaagtgattgatgtgagagagaaaagaaagataagaaggcattaatgaaggtgacaagtgtcaccttcttattggatacttttaaagaaatactattcatcattttgactttcttgaccaagggttaaatatctcaaaaaaatcataaaaatttaccatttcttaccttgtgttggccggccatcccaagctcaagaaggagaagaacttcttcattttgcaagcttccacttggtccaatctaccacaaaccaaagcctagagttgtttctactccataaaaactttgcttctagtgttagtaagtgtattggtgaactttgtttgaagatcaaaggtgtccaatatccctctttctc of Coffea arabica cultivar ET-39 chromosome 5c, Coffea Arabica ET-39 HiFi, whole genome shotgun sequence contains these proteins:
- the LOC113722275 gene encoding uncharacterized protein, with product MIDIFAALHYSEERQVTFAVFQLEGAARSWWNMIRMKWDREQTLRTWVNFVRDFNAKYFPPLVQEKREDEFIRLRQGTQSVAEYESQFTRLSKFAPELILTEQRRVRRFTQGLNVEIQKDLAVAQIHTFSDAVEKALRVENARLQVRNFQVKKRGFSASSSTQGDKGTPPKFGRGAGGGRQPGMTRGTPPRGSHNGRGPQKSTSQGSSASVARGPCGFCGKPNHTEDNCWRKERRCLRCGSAEHQIANCPVLPREARATTQSSKANSGQSKVEGTKPKVPARVYSLEQQQVPDSSGVVEGERKLLGNLISLAIKGYDVILGMDWLAKYDAQLDCKRKVVEFRIPGEATLRLDVRGSLASSALISGIRARKFLYRGAQGFLAFLINTPTDKLRVEDVPTLYAKFSKCEFWLEKISFLGHVISKEGITVDPAKVEAVAEWKRPENPTEIRSFLGLAGYYRRFIKDFSKLAGPLTDLTKKNGRFVWDTRCETSFQELKRRLTRAPVLALPSGKDSFTVYTDASKEGLGCVLMQNKNVIAFASRKLKTHEQNYPTHDLELAAVVFALKKWRHYLYGITFEVYSDHKSLKYLFSQKELNMRQRRWMELLEDYDCTINYHPGKANVVADALSRKAQVAGLMVKEWEMLGAASEWNPRLGCKKITFGNIRVTSTILDRIKEAQEKDPMVQKWKEKVEKKALPDFNLGPEGILRYRNRVVVANDENLKREILEEAHRSKYTIHPGSNKMYQDLRRLYWWDKMKREIAQYVQTCLICQQVKAEHQKPSGLLQPLEIPEWKWENITMDFVSGLPRTQKGHDAVWVIVDRLTKSAHFLPVNVKDSLDKLARLYLNEIVRLHGVPVSIVSDRDPRFVSRFWQKFQEHLGTKINLSTTYHPQTDGQSERTIQTLEDMLRTCILDFGGNWGQHMTLVEFAYNNSFHSSIQMAPYEALYGRKCRSPIYWDEVGEKKVLDPTTIPWMEDAQEKVKLIRQRLQTAQSRQKSYADNRRKDLEFEVGDRVFLKITPLRSVTAGRGKKLQPRFVGPYKILQRVGKVAYRLELPPSLARIHDVFHVSMLKKYYPDPTHIVRPEEIELNKALTYEERPVQLLDRRIKELRNKQIPLVKITAFSEVVEKAQRVENARLQVRNLQAKKRGFSGNSSGQRDKSTPPKFGRGTGEGRMPGMSRGVPSGGGQVRRGQRGGFHRGPASASRGPCGYCGKPNHMGDTCWKKEGKCLRCGSVYHQLATCPVLSQDGRGSQQLTRTNSEPTKVEGTKPKIAARVYSLEPQQVPDSSEVVEGTIPVFHRFTKVLVDPGATHSFVNPNFMCGIDIKPASLSYDLEVSTLTGDHHLVTSIVYKDCEVWVGERKLLRDLISLSIKGYDIILGMDWLARYNAQLDCKRKVHYKKIVH